A portion of the Cryptomeria japonica chromosome 5, Sugi_1.0, whole genome shotgun sequence genome contains these proteins:
- the LOC131055061 gene encoding elicitor-responsive protein 3 isoform X3 — protein MDGYGSLNPVLEITVHGCSKLKNMSFFTKQHPYVWLDYVGMEFRTTTHKEGGNNPTYNQKYYFRLIEDVDQLDVHVYSKNSVATDTFIGSGRVYLQRVLSVGYDETAWPIVDKHKKFAGEVKLSMAILQSEKRPI, from the exons ATGGATGGTTATGGAAGCCTCAATCCTGTGCTGGAGATAACAG TCCATGGATGCAGCAAACTGAAGAACATGAGCTTCTTTACAAAGCAGCATCCCTACGTGTGGCTTGATTACGTGGGCATGGAGTTCAGAACCACAACCCATAAAG AGGGAGGTAACAATCCGACTTACAACCAAAAGTATTATTTTCGTCTGATTGAAGATGTTGACCAGCTGGATGTCCACGTGTACAGCAAAAATTCTGTGGCCACTGACACTTTCATTGGCTCTGGAAG GGTATACTTGCAGAGAGTTCTATCTGTAGGATATGATGAAACAGCTTGGCCTATTGTGGACAAACACAAGAA ATTTGCTGGAGAAGTAAAGCTCAGCATGGCGATTCTACAAAGTGAA AAAAGGCCAATTTAA
- the LOC131055061 gene encoding elicitor-responsive protein 3 isoform X2 yields the protein MDGYGSLNPVLEITVHGCSKLKNMSFFTKQHPYVWLDYVGMEFRTTTHKEGGNNPTYNQKYYFRLIEDVDQLDVHVYSKNSVATDTFIGSGRVYLQRVLSVGYDETAWPIVDKHKKFAGEVKLSMAILQSEANLIAGKNYKNCT from the exons ATGGATGGTTATGGAAGCCTCAATCCTGTGCTGGAGATAACAG TCCATGGATGCAGCAAACTGAAGAACATGAGCTTCTTTACAAAGCAGCATCCCTACGTGTGGCTTGATTACGTGGGCATGGAGTTCAGAACCACAACCCATAAAG AGGGAGGTAACAATCCGACTTACAACCAAAAGTATTATTTTCGTCTGATTGAAGATGTTGACCAGCTGGATGTCCACGTGTACAGCAAAAATTCTGTGGCCACTGACACTTTCATTGGCTCTGGAAG GGTATACTTGCAGAGAGTTCTATCTGTAGGATATGATGAAACAGCTTGGCCTATTGTGGACAAACACAAGAA ATTTGCTGGAGAAGTAAAGCTCAGCATGGCGATTCTACAAAGTGAA GCCAATTTAATTGCAGGCAAGAATTACAAGAATTGCACCTAG
- the LOC131055061 gene encoding elicitor-responsive protein 3 isoform X1 produces MDGYGSLNPVLEITVHGCSKLKNMSFFTKQHPYVWLDYVGMEFRTTTHKEGGNNPTYNQKYYFRLIEDVDQLDVHVYSKNSVATDTFIGSGRVYLQRVLSVGYDETAWPIVDKHKKFAGEVKLSMAILQSEARITRIAPSAPPLMNDTESVEDVGLPMFTNALGNISVEKLLEKLGLFLITKALEYIGLRS; encoded by the exons ATGGATGGTTATGGAAGCCTCAATCCTGTGCTGGAGATAACAG TCCATGGATGCAGCAAACTGAAGAACATGAGCTTCTTTACAAAGCAGCATCCCTACGTGTGGCTTGATTACGTGGGCATGGAGTTCAGAACCACAACCCATAAAG AGGGAGGTAACAATCCGACTTACAACCAAAAGTATTATTTTCGTCTGATTGAAGATGTTGACCAGCTGGATGTCCACGTGTACAGCAAAAATTCTGTGGCCACTGACACTTTCATTGGCTCTGGAAG GGTATACTTGCAGAGAGTTCTATCTGTAGGATATGATGAAACAGCTTGGCCTATTGTGGACAAACACAAGAA ATTTGCTGGAGAAGTAAAGCTCAGCATGGCGATTCTACAAAGTGAA GCAAGAATTACAAGAATTGCACCTAGTGCCCCACCTTTGATGAATGATACTGAGTCTGTTGAAGATGTGGGTCTTCCCATGTTCACCAATGCTTTAGGGAATATCTCAGTTGAGAAGCTTTTGGAAAAGTTAGGCCTCTTTCTCATCACCAAGGCACTAGAG tACATAGGATTGAGGTCTTAA